One Desulforhopalus sp. DNA segment encodes these proteins:
- the carB gene encoding carbamoyl-phosphate synthase large subunit: MPRRDDIHKILIIGSGPIVIGQACEFDYSGTQACKALRSLGYQVVLVNSNPATIMTDPGMADATYIEPLNVKTLEKIIAYERPDAILPNLGGQSGLNLSSELNRAGILEKYGVKVIGVNIDAIERGEDRIAFKETMNRLGIEMPRSTAVTTLEEAEKVAGELGYPVVIRPAYTMGGTGGGLVYNLEELRTIVPRGLAASLIHQVLVEESVLGWEELELEVVRDAKNQMITVCFIENVDAMGVHTGDSYCTAPMLTIAAPLQKKLQDYSYAIVEAIEVIGGTNVQFAHDPKNGRVVVIEINPRTSRSSALASKATGFPIARVSSLLAGGMTMDEIPYWRDGSLERYTPSGDYVVVKFARWAFEKFSGIEDRLGTQMRAVGEAMSIGKNYKEALQKAIRSLEIGRYGLGFAKDFNKLPLDTLLQRLVYATSERQFLMYEALRKGATIDQLHTMTHIKHWFIQQMKELVLLEEEILSHKGRPLPDDLLRRAKQDGFADLYLARLLGVPERAIREQRTAMGVVEGWQPVPVSGVKDAAYYYSTYNGPDQVAVSNRRKIMVLGGGPNRIGQGIEFDYCCVHAAMAIREAGLESIMVNCNPETVSTDYDTSDKLYFEPLTVEDVLSIYRKEKPEGVIVQFGGQTPLNLAKQLAEAGVTILGTSPEAIDLAEDRDRFNTIMRRLGIPQPVSGMAASTGEALKIAAEIGYPLMVRPSYVLGGRGMEVVHDGQMLQRYLSVAVAEITPERPVLIDKFLDNAIEAEADAISDGTNAFVPAVMEHIELAGIHSGDSACVIPPISLAPKHIDTIREYTRRIAIELQVIGLMNIQYAIQDDTVYVLEANPRASRTVPIVSKVCGLSMARMATQVILGKTVAELDLREINIPYFAVKEAVFPFNMFPEVDPVLGPEMRSTGEVLGMARSFGRAFFKAQEATQSILPLQGTVLFTIADRDKLAAVEPARRFRELGFTIMATEGTHRFLKEKGIDTQPVFKLGLGRPNLMDAVKSGQIHLLVNTPSGRKGSADSSDIRKAAIKYKIPYITTTAAAIAAAKGIAAVGEEATNVHSLQDYHGEIR; this comes from the coding sequence ATGCCCAGACGTGACGACATTCACAAGATCCTGATCATTGGTTCCGGTCCCATCGTTATCGGTCAAGCCTGTGAATTTGACTATTCCGGAACCCAGGCTTGCAAGGCACTGCGTTCTCTCGGCTACCAGGTCGTGCTGGTCAATTCCAATCCAGCGACGATCATGACCGATCCGGGCATGGCCGACGCGACCTATATCGAGCCGCTGAATGTCAAGACCCTCGAAAAGATTATCGCTTATGAGCGGCCCGATGCAATTCTGCCGAATCTGGGCGGTCAGTCAGGCCTCAACCTCTCCTCCGAGCTGAATCGTGCGGGAATCCTGGAAAAATACGGCGTCAAGGTCATTGGTGTCAACATCGATGCCATCGAACGCGGCGAAGACCGAATCGCCTTCAAAGAAACCATGAATCGCCTGGGCATCGAAATGCCGCGCAGCACAGCGGTGACCACCCTTGAGGAGGCGGAAAAGGTTGCCGGAGAACTGGGCTATCCGGTGGTCATCCGCCCCGCCTACACCATGGGCGGCACCGGCGGCGGACTGGTGTACAACCTGGAAGAACTGCGCACCATCGTCCCGCGCGGCCTTGCCGCCAGCCTGATTCACCAGGTGCTAGTGGAGGAGTCGGTGCTCGGCTGGGAAGAGCTGGAACTGGAGGTGGTGCGCGATGCCAAAAACCAGATGATCACCGTCTGCTTCATTGAAAACGTCGATGCCATGGGCGTGCACACCGGCGACAGTTATTGCACTGCCCCGATGCTCACCATCGCTGCGCCTCTGCAAAAGAAACTGCAGGACTACTCCTATGCCATCGTCGAGGCCATCGAGGTCATCGGCGGCACCAATGTCCAGTTTGCCCACGACCCGAAAAACGGCCGGGTGGTGGTCATCGAGATCAACCCGCGCACCTCCCGTTCGTCGGCCCTGGCTTCCAAGGCGACCGGCTTTCCCATCGCCCGGGTCTCCTCACTCCTCGCCGGTGGCATGACCATGGATGAGATCCCCTACTGGCGCGACGGCAGCCTGGAAAGATACACCCCCTCCGGCGACTATGTGGTGGTGAAATTTGCCCGCTGGGCCTTTGAGAAATTCTCCGGCATCGAAGACCGCCTCGGTACCCAGATGCGCGCCGTCGGCGAGGCGATGAGTATCGGCAAGAACTATAAGGAGGCCCTGCAAAAGGCCATCCGCAGCCTGGAGATAGGCCGCTACGGTCTGGGCTTTGCCAAGGATTTCAACAAACTGCCTTTAGACACCTTGCTGCAGCGGCTGGTGTATGCCACCAGCGAGCGACAGTTTCTGATGTACGAGGCCCTGCGCAAAGGAGCGACCATCGACCAACTGCACACCATGACCCACATCAAGCACTGGTTCATCCAGCAGATGAAGGAACTGGTGCTTCTTGAAGAAGAGATCCTCAGTCATAAAGGACGGCCCCTGCCGGACGACCTGCTGCGCCGCGCCAAGCAGGACGGCTTTGCCGACCTGTATCTCGCCAGGTTGCTGGGGGTCCCCGAACGCGCCATCCGCGAACAGCGCACCGCCATGGGCGTGGTTGAAGGCTGGCAGCCGGTACCGGTGAGCGGCGTGAAGGATGCCGCCTATTACTACTCAACTTACAATGGCCCCGATCAGGTAGCGGTGAGCAACCGCCGAAAGATCATGGTCCTCGGCGGCGGACCGAACCGCATCGGCCAGGGCATCGAGTTTGACTACTGCTGCGTCCATGCCGCCATGGCCATCCGCGAGGCGGGGCTGGAATCGATTATGGTCAACTGCAATCCGGAAACTGTGTCGACCGATTACGATACCTCCGACAAATTATATTTCGAGCCCCTGACCGTCGAAGATGTCCTGAGCATTTACCGGAAAGAGAAGCCGGAGGGGGTCATCGTCCAATTCGGTGGTCAGACCCCCTTGAACCTCGCCAAACAGCTGGCCGAAGCCGGGGTGACCATTCTCGGGACCTCGCCGGAGGCCATCGATCTGGCGGAAGACCGCGATCGTTTCAATACTATCATGCGCCGTCTGGGCATCCCCCAGCCGGTTTCGGGCATGGCTGCCAGCACCGGCGAGGCCCTGAAGATCGCCGCCGAAATCGGCTATCCGCTGATGGTTCGCCCCTCCTATGTCCTTGGCGGGCGTGGCATGGAGGTCGTTCATGACGGACAGATGCTGCAGCGCTATCTGAGTGTCGCCGTCGCCGAGATCACCCCGGAGCGGCCGGTGCTCATCGACAAGTTTCTCGACAACGCCATCGAGGCCGAGGCCGATGCGATCTCCGACGGCACCAACGCCTTCGTCCCGGCGGTGATGGAACATATCGAGCTTGCCGGCATCCACTCCGGCGATTCGGCCTGCGTCATCCCGCCGATCAGCCTCGCCCCCAAACACATCGATACCATCCGCGAATACACCCGGCGCATCGCCATCGAACTGCAGGTCATCGGCCTGATGAATATCCAGTACGCCATCCAGGACGACACGGTGTACGTGCTGGAGGCCAACCCGCGGGCCTCGCGCACCGTGCCGATCGTCTCCAAGGTCTGTGGCCTTTCCATGGCGCGGATGGCAACCCAGGTCATCCTCGGCAAAACCGTCGCCGAACTGGATCTGCGTGAAATCAACATCCCCTATTTTGCCGTGAAAGAGGCTGTCTTCCCTTTCAATATGTTCCCGGAGGTTGACCCAGTGCTCGGCCCGGAGATGCGCTCGACCGGCGAGGTGCTTGGCATGGCCAGGTCTTTTGGCCGCGCCTTCTTTAAGGCCCAGGAGGCCACCCAGTCGATTTTGCCGCTGCAGGGCACGGTCCTTTTCACCATTGCCGATCGCGACAAATTGGCGGCGGTGGAGCCGGCCCGCCGCTTCCGCGAGCTGGGCTTCACCATCATGGCCACCGAGGGTACACACCGCTTCCTGAAGGAAAAAGGTATCGACACCCAGCCGGTCTTCAAGCTCGGCCTGGGCCGGCCGAACCTGATGGACGCCGTTAAAAGCGGCCAGATCCATCTGCTGGTCAATACCCCGAGCGGCAGAAAAGGCTCGGCGGACAGCTCGGACATCCGCAAGGCGGCCATCAAGTATAAAATCCCCTACATCACCACCACTGCTGCCGCCATTGCCGCCGCCAAAGGCATTGCGGCAGTCGGCGAAGAGGCGACCAATGTCCATTCGCTGCAGGATTATCACGGGGAAATCCGCTGA
- a CDS encoding S1-like domain-containing RNA-binding protein — translation MVVEIGKINRLKVKGRQVYGIHLDGGESGDILLRGADISGMYRPGDEIDVFVYVDREGRLLASAKKPLATVGEFTLLKVVATSEAGAFVDWGLESDLLVPKSEQQGVMREGRSYVVYIFVSDKTRRITASTKLQKFLNRQPPQYREGEEVDLLVYAATNLGYSAVVNGAHIGMIYENEVFQRLAIGQRLKGYVKKVRDDRKIDLRLQQTGFREVDDISATILQAIRDHGGTLALTDKSPPEEIYDLFGVSKKVFKKAIGALYKKRRIVIDNDGIRLAG, via the coding sequence ATGGTGGTTGAGATCGGCAAAATCAACAGGCTGAAGGTAAAGGGGCGGCAGGTCTACGGTATTCACCTCGATGGCGGCGAGTCGGGGGACATTCTCCTCAGAGGGGCAGATATTTCCGGGATGTACCGGCCGGGCGATGAGATCGATGTCTTTGTCTATGTCGACCGGGAAGGCCGCCTGCTAGCAAGCGCCAAAAAGCCCCTTGCCACGGTCGGCGAATTTACCCTCCTTAAAGTGGTAGCCACGAGCGAGGCCGGGGCCTTTGTCGACTGGGGCCTGGAAAGTGACCTGCTGGTGCCGAAAAGCGAGCAGCAGGGCGTCATGCGTGAAGGCCGGTCCTACGTGGTCTATATCTTCGTCAGCGATAAAACCAGGCGTATTACCGCCTCGACAAAGCTGCAGAAATTTCTCAACCGGCAGCCGCCGCAATATAGGGAAGGTGAGGAGGTCGATCTCCTCGTTTATGCTGCTACCAATCTCGGCTACAGTGCCGTCGTCAACGGCGCCCATATAGGCATGATCTATGAAAACGAGGTCTTTCAACGGCTCGCCATCGGCCAGCGGCTGAAGGGTTATGTCAAGAAAGTCCGAGACGACCGCAAAATCGACCTGCGCCTGCAGCAGACCGGCTTTCGGGAGGTTGACGATATTTCGGCTACCATCCTCCAGGCAATCAGGGACCATGGCGGCACGCTTGCCCTGACCGACAAAAGCCCTCCGGAAGAGATCTACGACCTTTTCGGGGTGAGCAAGAAGGTCTTTAAAAAGGCCATTGGCGCCCTCTATAAGAAGCGGCGTATCGTCATCGACAATGATGGCATCAGGCTTGCCGGCTGA
- a CDS encoding NAD(P)H-dependent oxidoreductase yields the protein MMKATTILAHPYSKSFNHAIFAAVHHTLQELQVVNYAHDLYRERFDPVLTVEELGKQRSTDSLVNQYIDELMESDLVIFIHPNWWGMPPAILKGYIDRVIRPPHAYDFPENDSGGGLPVGKLLGKVGVVFNTSNTEENRENDYFTDPLAKIWQRCVFGFCGIEKSHRRVFRIVADSTLEERQKWLQCVERDIVDIVKNIK from the coding sequence ATGATGAAGGCAACCACAATTTTAGCACACCCATATAGCAAGAGTTTCAACCACGCAATCTTTGCTGCGGTACACCATACATTGCAGGAATTACAGGTGGTAAATTACGCCCATGATCTGTATCGGGAACGCTTTGATCCGGTGTTGACGGTTGAGGAACTCGGCAAACAAAGGAGTACCGACTCGCTGGTCAATCAATATATCGATGAACTCATGGAGTCGGACCTGGTGATCTTCATCCATCCTAATTGGTGGGGAATGCCTCCGGCAATCTTAAAAGGATATATCGATCGGGTTATTCGTCCGCCGCATGCTTATGATTTTCCGGAGAATGACTCCGGTGGCGGCCTGCCTGTCGGCAAATTGCTAGGAAAGGTGGGGGTGGTGTTCAATACCTCTAATACCGAGGAAAACCGCGAAAACGACTATTTCACCGATCCGCTGGCGAAAATTTGGCAAAGATGTGTTTTCGGCTTTTGTGGGATTGAAAAAAGTCATAGAAGGGTTTTTAGAATAGTCGCCGACAGTACCCTGGAGGAGCGGCAGAAGTGGTTGCAGTGTGTTGAACGGGATATTGTCGATATTGTCAAAAATATTAAATAA
- a CDS encoding Dabb family protein — MIKHIVCWKLLNRTRPLEDNTDALAIKAALEGLRGRIPGLLHLELGFDFSGKDSAGDIVLYTEFESKEALHAYQHHPAHVEVGKTVRPRTCERRMIDYQI; from the coding sequence ATGATTAAACACATAGTCTGCTGGAAATTACTGAACAGGACGAGGCCCTTGGAAGACAATACCGATGCGCTGGCGATAAAGGCGGCACTCGAAGGCCTTCGCGGTAGGATCCCCGGTCTTCTCCACCTCGAATTGGGCTTTGATTTCAGTGGCAAGGATTCGGCCGGCGACATCGTCCTCTATACAGAATTCGAGTCGAAGGAGGCCCTCCACGCCTACCAGCACCACCCGGCCCATGTGGAGGTCGGCAAGACCGTCCGGCCGAGAACCTGCGAGCGGAGAATGATCGATTACCAGATATAG
- a CDS encoding DUF362 domain-containing protein, giving the protein MGEKVYCIEAAENETDQSLCARLKDLLQAENLLECIAEQDVTAVKTHFGESAKLGYARPLYLKMLGEAIKDRGGVPFLTETSTLYKGNRSGAISHIAHAHSQGFDYAATGMPIIMADGLFGDEECVVGVQGRIYSSVHLAALFAKCNALVMVSHFTGHLAAGFGATLKNLGMGCASRKGKMAQHSTAKPKIIKKACTACGTCVTWCPASAITVKETSAVINARKCIGCGECLAMCRFDAVKFNWGATYEDLQKKVVEHAMGVCSLFEGKSLFINVLTRISKDCDCMGHTFEQIVPDIGILVSRDPVALDAASLDLVEGRSGKLLSQMAHDIPYRFQLEYARELHFGNQEYQLVKM; this is encoded by the coding sequence ATGGGCGAGAAAGTATATTGTATCGAAGCGGCGGAGAATGAAACTGATCAGTCCCTGTGTGCACGGCTGAAAGATCTCCTCCAGGCGGAAAATCTCCTGGAATGCATTGCCGAGCAGGATGTCACGGCGGTAAAAACCCATTTCGGCGAATCGGCAAAACTTGGCTATGCCCGGCCGCTGTACCTGAAGATGCTCGGCGAGGCGATCAAGGACCGGGGCGGAGTGCCTTTTTTGACGGAGACCTCGACTCTGTACAAGGGCAACCGCAGCGGGGCGATCAGTCACATTGCCCACGCCCATAGCCAGGGCTTTGATTATGCCGCCACCGGCATGCCGATCATCATGGCTGACGGGTTGTTTGGCGACGAGGAGTGTGTTGTTGGTGTGCAAGGCAGGATCTATTCGTCGGTGCATCTCGCCGCTCTTTTTGCCAAATGCAATGCCCTGGTGATGGTGTCGCACTTCACCGGCCATCTGGCGGCAGGTTTTGGCGCCACCCTGAAAAACCTCGGCATGGGCTGTGCCAGCCGAAAAGGCAAGATGGCCCAGCATTCCACCGCCAAACCGAAGATCATCAAAAAGGCATGCACCGCCTGCGGCACATGCGTCACCTGGTGCCCGGCATCGGCGATCACGGTAAAGGAAACCTCGGCGGTCATTAACGCCCGTAAGTGTATCGGTTGCGGTGAGTGCCTGGCCATGTGCCGGTTTGACGCGGTGAAATTCAACTGGGGGGCGACCTATGAAGATCTGCAGAAAAAGGTGGTCGAGCACGCCATGGGGGTGTGCTCCCTGTTTGAAGGTAAAAGCCTCTTTATCAATGTTTTGACGAGGATTTCCAAGGATTGCGACTGTATGGGGCACACCTTCGAACAGATTGTTCCCGACATCGGCATCCTGGTTTCCCGGGACCCGGTGGCCCTCGATGCCGCTTCTCTGGATCTGGTCGAGGGGCGATCCGGCAAGCTCCTGTCGCAGATGGCCCACGACATCCCCTACCGGTTTCAGCTGGAGTATGCCAGAGAGCTGCATTTCGGCAACCAGGAGTACCAACTGGTGAAGATGTAG
- a CDS encoding transporter substrate-binding domain-containing protein — translation MKKVLLLFLLTALVAPGSVPAGETIVYGYDEDYPPWEKNTAGAATGINIDIMRIVAGKLGMEVRFASYPFKRILALLRTGDIDMAGGLEKKPEREAFADFLLPAYQQTRKVFLMKKGSTLLLEKYADLYGLKVGLRSGTKHFEPFDSDPAIVKVEADSVDELFKMLLFGRYDVAIGGNIQLLYAAKASGYADKIQVADYRVDMGAGGQFVLSHKSAFIQRKAEFEAVLLDMFTSGQIDAIITSYLQ, via the coding sequence ATGAAAAAAGTTCTGTTGCTGTTCTTGCTCACTGCCCTTGTCGCGCCTGGATCAGTGCCGGCAGGCGAGACCATTGTGTACGGTTATGACGAAGACTACCCGCCCTGGGAAAAAAACACGGCAGGGGCGGCGACTGGAATCAATATCGATATCATGAGGATTGTTGCCGGGAAACTCGGCATGGAGGTTCGCTTTGCGTCCTATCCATTCAAACGTATCCTCGCCCTGTTGAGGACCGGCGACATCGATATGGCCGGCGGACTTGAGAAAAAACCGGAACGGGAAGCATTTGCCGATTTTCTCCTGCCGGCGTATCAACAAACCAGGAAAGTTTTTCTGATGAAAAAAGGTTCCACCCTGCTCCTGGAAAAATACGCCGATCTATATGGTCTCAAGGTCGGCCTGCGCAGTGGCACCAAGCACTTCGAGCCCTTCGACTCAGATCCAGCTATCGTCAAGGTGGAGGCGGACTCGGTCGATGAACTTTTTAAAATGCTGCTCTTTGGCCGCTACGATGTCGCCATCGGCGGCAATATCCAGTTGCTTTATGCCGCCAAGGCAAGCGGCTATGCCGACAAGATTCAGGTCGCCGATTACCGGGTCGACATGGGCGCCGGCGGGCAGTTCGTGCTTTCGCACAAGTCGGCCTTCATCCAGCGTAAGGCCGAGTTCGAGGCGGTTCTGCTCGACATGTTTACCAGCGGGCAGATCGATGCAATCATAACCTCGTATCTCCAGTGA